CGAGCACTAGCGATTGAACGCATCAACGGTGTCACCTGCTGCTGCGATTGCCCGCGCTCTTGCATTGTGCGGAAGGAACGTGTGGCAGGCGGGGCAGCTGATATCGGATTCTGCAACTTGAACGCCGCATTCCGGGCAGACATGCTCATGCTGGGCAGGGTCGCCCTCTTGCAGTCCCATGCAAGCTCCGCACATGACGCAGGGGATGCACATGCCGAGCTCCTTTCCTCGCGGGGAGGGGTCGTTCCCCCTTCTCTTAAGGATACCTTTCTTGGTCGCATCATGCCCTGGGCAACATGACGATTATGTGAGGGGGGGGGATTTCTCGACTCCGCTTCGCTTCGCTCGAAATGACAGGGAGGCATGACGGCTAGTCGGTTGCTAGCGCGACCTTGCCGGTGCGGATCATCTCTTTGATGCCATAGGGGCCGAGGAGCGCCTCGAACGCCTCGATCCTTTCGGCGGTGTCCGTGAGCTCGATGATGAGCGAATCGGCCGCCCCGCCATCGACACGCGCGCCGAAGAGCCCTGCAAGCTCGATGATCTCGCCGCGCTTCTCGGGCTCGGCGCTCACCTTGAAGAGTACGAGCTCGCGTTCGATGTGATCCTTGTCGGTGAGATCGGTCACCTTGTACACGTTGATGAGCTTGTGAAGCTGCTTTGTCACCTGCTC
This window of the Coriobacteriaceae bacterium genome carries:
- the ilvN gene encoding acetolactate synthase small subunit encodes the protein MSRILSVWVDNKPGVLARIAGLIARRGFNIESLAVSITEEDVRSRVTMVVDADERIVEQVTKQLHKLINVYKVTDLTDKDHIERELVLFKVSAEPEKRGEIIELAGLFGARVDGGAADSLIIELTDTAERIEAFEALLGPYGIKEMIRTGKVALATD